Within the Streptomyces vilmorinianum genome, the region GCGCAAGGGATACGGGCCGCTCAGGGCGCCGGGGTCGGTCGGTCCTGGGGACACGTACGGCTGACGGGGCCGTGGGCGCGGGGCGCCCGGGGTGCCGTGGTGCGGGGCCCTGGCGCGGGCAGCGCGTTCGTGGGTTGTGCCCACCTCCTCCCCCTGCCTTCGGCGGGGGGACCCCCCTGCGGAACGTATGCCCACGACGGTCGCGTGCGCGATGCCCACAACGGGTCACAGCTCGAAGCGCTGGGTGGCCGTCAGAGGCTTCTGGAGACCCTGGGCGCATATGGGGAGTCGTCTCGCTCCCGCTCAGGGCGGCACATGCGGACTCAGGTACCGGCAAACCCCCATGAGTGTCGGCGCTACCGGTAGACTGGTAAGTAATCCCGCCACCCCGCGGAACAAGTCGAACGACGCAGCCGCTCCCGTATGCCCGGAGAACGGCCTGTGCTGTGCCAGAAAGGGCGCTTCGTGGCCGATTCCGGCAACCCCACTGAGAACACTCCGTCCGCCAACGCTGCGTCGTACGACGCCAGCGCGATCACCGTCCTCGAGGGTCTGGACGCGGTCCGCAAGCGACCCGGCATGTACATCGGCTCGACCGGTGAACGGGGACTGCACCACATGGTGCAGGAGGTCGTCGACAACTCCGTCGACGAGGCCTTGGCCGGCCACGCGGACACCATCGACGTGACGATCCTGGCCGACGGCGGCGTGCGCGTCGTCGACAACGGACGCGGCATCCCTGTCGGCATTGTCGCGTCCGAGGGCAAGCCGGCGGTCGAGGTCGTGCTGACGGTCCTCCACGCGGGCGGCAAGTTCGGCGGCGGCGGCTACGCGGTCTCCGGCGGTCTGCACGGCGTCGGCGTCTCCGTCGTCAACGCCCTCTCCACCAAGGTCTCGGTGGAGATCAAGACCGACGGCCACCGCTGGACGCAGGACTACAAGCTGGGCGCCCCGACCGCGCCCCTCGCCAAGCACGAGGAGACCGACGAGACCGGCACCTCGGTCACGTTCTGGTCCGACCCGGACATCTTCGAGACGACCGAGTACTCCTTCGAGACGCTCTCGCGCCGTTTCCAGGAGATGGCCTTCCTCAACAAGGGCCTCACCATCTCGCTCACCGACGAGCGCGAGTCCGCGAAGGCCACGGTCGGCGCCGACGACCCGGACGCCGAGGCCGCCGCCGAGCCGGTCGCGCGCACGGTGAAGTACCACTACGAGGGCGGCATCGTCGACTTCGTGAAGTACCTCAACTCGCGCAAGGGTGACCTCATCCACCCGACCGTGATCGACGTCGAGGCCGAGGACAAGGAGCGGATGCTCTCGGTCGAGATCGCCATGCAGTGGAACTCGCAGTACAGCGAGGGTGTGTACTCCTTCGCGAACACGATCCACACGCATGAGGGCGGTACGCACGAGGAGGGCTTCCGCGCCGCGCTGACGGGCCTGGTCAACCGCTACGCCCGCGAGAAGAAGCTGCTGCGCGAGAAGGACGAGAACCTCTCGGGCGAGGACATCCGCGAGGGTCTGACGGCGATCATCTCGGTCAAGCTGGGCGAGCCCCAGTTCGAGGGCCAGACGAAGACCAAGCTGGGCAACACGGAGGCGAAGACCTTCGTGCAGAAGGTCGTCCACGAGCACCTGACCGACTGGTTCGACCGTAACCCGCTCGAGGCCGCGGACATCGTCCGCAAGTCGATCCAGGCGGCCACCGCGCGCGTGGCGGCCCGCAAGGCCCGTGACCTGACCCGGCGCAAGGGCCTGCTGGAGTCGGCGTCCCTGCCCGGCAAGCTGAGCGACTGCCAGTCGAACGACCCCACCAAGTGCGAGATCTTCATCGTCGAGGGTGACTCCGCCGGCGGCTCGGCCAAGTCCGGCCGTAACCCGATGTACCAGGCCATCCTGCCGATCCGCGGCAAGATCCTGAACGTCGAGAAGGCGCGGATCGACAAGATCCTGCAGAACACCGAGGTCCAGGCGCTGATCTCGGCGTTCGGCACCGGAGTCCACGAGGACTTCGA harbors:
- the gyrB gene encoding DNA topoisomerase (ATP-hydrolyzing) subunit B gives rise to the protein MLCQKGRFVADSGNPTENTPSANAASYDASAITVLEGLDAVRKRPGMYIGSTGERGLHHMVQEVVDNSVDEALAGHADTIDVTILADGGVRVVDNGRGIPVGIVASEGKPAVEVVLTVLHAGGKFGGGGYAVSGGLHGVGVSVVNALSTKVSVEIKTDGHRWTQDYKLGAPTAPLAKHEETDETGTSVTFWSDPDIFETTEYSFETLSRRFQEMAFLNKGLTISLTDERESAKATVGADDPDAEAAAEPVARTVKYHYEGGIVDFVKYLNSRKGDLIHPTVIDVEAEDKERMLSVEIAMQWNSQYSEGVYSFANTIHTHEGGTHEEGFRAALTGLVNRYAREKKLLREKDENLSGEDIREGLTAIISVKLGEPQFEGQTKTKLGNTEAKTFVQKVVHEHLTDWFDRNPLEAADIVRKSIQAATARVAARKARDLTRRKGLLESASLPGKLSDCQSNDPTKCEIFIVEGDSAGGSAKSGRNPMYQAILPIRGKILNVEKARIDKILQNTEVQALISAFGTGVHEDFDIEKLRYHKIILMADADVDGQHINTLLLTFLFRFMRPLVEAGHVYLSRPPLYKIKWGRDDFEYAYSDRERDALVELGKQNGKRIREDSIQRFKGLGEMNAEELRITTMDQDHRVLGQVTLDDAAQADDLFSVLMGEDVEARRSFIQRNAKDVRFLDI